From a single Oreochromis niloticus isolate F11D_XX linkage group LG3, O_niloticus_UMD_NMBU, whole genome shotgun sequence genomic region:
- the LOC102079504 gene encoding uncharacterized protein LOC102079504 isoform X1: protein MDKDKLEIFRALRLMEAFLEVMKKQAEILANRNAACRPESPRSSAERKRLINLATENCKDETVLQWLRENSESGTFRKLSDMFDFLKSKIDEEEKKNHDDTVDIIFVAHGSIRDSMIPAKCLLPLPTITDLVLYSPWNCATTPEVTYGIATGKMRPEHRIFYRDFPLPFVFHSVTVVYKQQPPNLPDCWNSLKKVGGRMIPNIIVSPLRPYDGVWERFKSLSTKYGPPGRNHIVIPFILPGESESVPFSVVALALSLVLLSSRFKATVHLDTCLSDKSTGQKSDRKYLQEQYYCTEDNTGMTCSPDAFDVNWEMLKRLINLATENCKDETVLQWLRENSESGTFRKLSDMFDFLKSKIDEEEKKNHSDTVDIIFVAHGSIRDSMIPAKCLLPLPTITDLVLYSPWNCATTPDVTYGIATGKMRPQHRVFYRRKEKGDKIPLDKYQPLNLPNYWNSLKKAGGRKIPNIIVSPLQEIDGTWERFKSLSTKYGPPGRNRIVIPFILPGERESVPFSVVALALSLVLLSSRFKVTVHLDTCLSDVSTGQKSDRKYLQEQYYCTEDNTVMTCSPDAFDVNWWDRFKSLFS, encoded by the exons ATGGACAAAGATAAACTCGAAATCTTCCGGGCTCTGAGACTCATGGAGGCTTTTTTAGAGGTGAtgaaaaaacaagcagaaattCT GGCAAATAGGAATGCTGCATGTCGCCCTGAAAGTCCCAGGAGCTCTGCTGAAAGGAAAAGATTAATAAACCTTGCAACAGAAAACTGCAAAGATGAAACTGTCCTGCAGTGGCTGAGAGAAAATTCAGAGTCTGGCACCTTCAGAAAACTCTCAGACATGTTTGATTTCCTGAAAAGTAAAATTgatgaggaagaaaagaagaaccaTGATGACACTGTTGACATAATCTTTGTGGCACATGGATCAATCAGAGACTCCATGATCCCAGCCAAGTGTTTGCTGCCTCTGCCCACCATCACTGACCTGGTCCTGTACTCTCCCTGGAACTGTGCCACCACACCTGAAGTGACCTATGGCATTGCAACAGGGAAAATGAG GCCAGAGCACAGAATTTTTTACCGTGATTTTCCACTACCATTTGTTTTCCATAGTGTAACTGTTGTTTACAAACAGCAACCCCCGAACCTACCAGACTGCTGGAACTCACTGAAGAAAGTTGGAGGACGCATGATCCCAAACATCATTGTGAGCCCTCTGCGACCATATGATGGCGTGTGGGAAAGATTTAAGTCTCTCTCAACAAAATATGGTCCACCAGGAAGAAACCACATCGTCATCCCGTTCATCCTACCAGGAGAGAGTGAAAGTGTCCCGTTCTCTGTCGTCGCCTTGGCTCTGTCCCTGGTGCTCCTCTCTTCCAGGTTTAAAGCCACCGTGCACCTTGATACCTGTCTGAGTGATAAGTCTACAGGACAGAAATCTGACAGGAAGTATCTGCAGGAGCAGTACTACTGCACTGAAGACAACACTGGGATGACCTGCTCACCAGATGCATTCGATGTGAACTG gGAAATGCTGAAAAGATTAATAAACCTTGCAACAGAAAACTGCAAGGATGAAACTGTCCTGCAGTGGCTGAGAGAAAATTCAGAGTCTGGCACCTTCAGAAAACTCTCAGACATGTTTGATTTCCTGAAAAGTAAAATTgatgaggaagaaaagaagaaccaCAGTGACACTGTTGACATAATCTTTGTGGCACATGGATCAATCAGAGACTCCATGATCCCAGCCAAGTGTTTGCTGCCTCTGCCCACCATCACTGACCTGGTCCTGTACTCTCCCTGGAACTGTGCCACCACACCTGATGTAACCTATGGCATTGCAACAGGAAAAATGAGGCCACAGCACAGAGTTTTTTATCgtagaaaagaaaaaggtgacAAAATTCCTCTTGACAAATATCAACCCCTGAACCTGCCAAACTACTGGAACTCACTGAAGAAAGCTGGAGGACGGAAGATCCCAAATATCATTGTTAGCCCTCTGCAGGAAATTGATGGTACGTGGGAAAGATTTAAGTCTCTCTCAACAAAATATGGTCCACCAGGAAGAAACCGCATCGTCATCCCGTTCATCCTcccaggagagagagaaagtgtccCGTTCTCTGTCGTTGCCTTGGCTCTGTCCCTGGTGCTCCTCTCTTCCAGGTTTAAAGTCACCGTGCACCTTGATACCTGTCTGAGTGATGTGTCTACAGGACAGAAATCTGACAGGAAGTATCTGCAGGAGCAGTACTACTGCACTGAAGACAACACTGTGATGACCTGCTCACCAGATGCATTCGATGTGAACTGGTGGGATCGTTTTAAGAGTCTGTTTAGTTAG
- the LOC102079504 gene encoding uncharacterized protein LOC102079504 isoform X2, giving the protein MDKEQLEFFRALRAMAFLEALEMQAEILKRLAAACCPESPRSSAERKRLINLATENCKDETVLQWLRENSESGTFRKLSDMFDFLKSKIDEEEKKNHDDTVDIIFVAHGSIRDSMIPASCLLPLPTITDLVLYSPWNCATTPEVTYGIATGKMRPEHRIFYRDFPLPFVFHSVTVVYKQQPPNLPDCWNSLKKVGGRMIPNIIVSPLRPYDGVWERFKSLSTKYGPPGRNHIVIPFILPGESESVPFSVVALALSLVLLSSRFKATVHLDTCLSDKSTGQKSDRKYLQEQYYCTEDNTGMTCSPDAFDVNWEMLKRLINLATENCKDETVLQWLRENSESGTFRKLSDMFDFLKSKIDEEEKKNHSDTVDIIFVAHGSIRDSMIPAKCLLPLPTITDLVLYSPWNCATTPDVTYGIATGKMRPQHRVFYRRKEKGDKIPLDKYQPLNLPNYWNSLKKAGGRKIPNIIVSPLQEIDGTWERFKSLSTKYGPPGRNRIVIPFILPGERESVPFSVVALALSLVLLSSRFKVTVHLDTCLSDVSTGQKSDRKYLQEQYYCTEDNTVMTCSPDAFDVNWWDRFKSLFS; this is encoded by the exons ATGGACAAAGAGCAACTCGAATTCTTCCGGGCTCTGAGAGCCATGGCTTTTTTAGAGGCGTTGGAAATGCAAGCAGAAATTCT GAAAAGGCTGGCTGCTGCATGTTGCCCTGAAAGTCCCAGGAGCTCTGCTGAAAGGAAAAGATTAATAAACCTTGCAACAGAAAACTGCAAAGATGAAACTGTCCTGCAGTGGCTGAGAGAAAATTCAGAGTCTGGCACCTTCAGAAAACTCTCAGACATGTTTGATTTCCTGAAAAGTAAAATTgatgaggaagaaaagaagaaccaTGATGACACTGTTGACATAATCTTTGTGGCACATGGATCAATCAGAGACTCCATGATCCCAGCCAGCTGTTTGCTGCCTCTGCCCACCATCACTGACCTGGTCCTGTACTCTCCCTGGAACTGTGCCACCACACCTGAAGTGACCTATGGCATTGCAACAGGGAAAATGAGGCCAGAGCACAGAATTTTTTACCGTGATTTTCCACTACCATTTGTTTTCCATAGTGTAACTGTTGTTTACAAACAGCAACCCCCGAACCTACCAGACTGCTGGAACTCACTGAAGAAAGTTGGAGGACGCATGATCCCAAACATCATTGTGAGCCCTCTGCGACCATATGATGGCGTGTGGGAAAGATTTAAGTCTCTCTCAACAAAATATGGTCCACCAGGAAGAAACCACATCGTCATCCCGTTCATCCTACCAGGAGAGAGTGAAAGTGTCCCGTTCTCTGTCGTCGCCTTGGCTCTGTCCCTGGTGCTCCTCTCTTCCAGGTTTAAAGCCACCGTGCACCTTGATACCTGTCTGAGTGATAAGTCTACAGGACAGAAATCTGACAGGAAGTATCTGCAGGAGCAGTACTACTGCACTGAAGACAACACTGGGATGACCTGCTCACCAGATGCATTCGATGTGAACTG gGAAATGCTGAAAAGATTAATAAACCTTGCAACAGAAAACTGCAAGGATGAAACTGTCCTGCAGTGGCTGAGAGAAAATTCAGAGTCTGGCACCTTCAGAAAACTCTCAGACATGTTTGATTTCCTGAAAAGTAAAATTgatgaggaagaaaagaagaaccaCAGTGACACTGTTGACATAATCTTTGTGGCACATGGATCAATCAGAGACTCCATGATCCCAGCCAAGTGTTTGCTGCCTCTGCCCACCATCACTGACCTGGTCCTGTACTCTCCCTGGAACTGTGCCACCACACCTGATGTAACCTATGGCATTGCAACAGGAAAAATGAGGCCACAGCACAGAGTTTTTTATCgtagaaaagaaaaaggtgacAAAATTCCTCTTGACAAATATCAACCCCTGAACCTGCCAAACTACTGGAACTCACTGAAGAAAGCTGGAGGACGGAAGATCCCAAATATCATTGTTAGCCCTCTGCAGGAAATTGATGGTACGTGGGAAAGATTTAAGTCTCTCTCAACAAAATATGGTCCACCAGGAAGAAACCGCATCGTCATCCCGTTCATCCTcccaggagagagagaaagtgtccCGTTCTCTGTCGTTGCCTTGGCTCTGTCCCTGGTGCTCCTCTCTTCCAGGTTTAAAGTCACCGTGCACCTTGATACCTGTCTGAGTGATGTGTCTACAGGACAGAAATCTGACAGGAAGTATCTGCAGGAGCAGTACTACTGCACTGAAGACAACACTGTGATGACCTGCTCACCAGATGCATTCGATGTGAACTGGTGGGATCGTTTTAAGAGTCTGTTTAGTTAG
- the LOC109203671 gene encoding uncharacterized protein LOC109203671, whose amino-acid sequence MDKEKLECFRALRAMAFLEALEIQAEILKRLAAACRPESPRSSAERKRLINLAIENCKDETVLQWLRENSESGTFRKLSDMFDFLKSKIDEEEKKNHDDTVDIIFVAHGSIRDSMIPAKCLLPLPTITDLVLYSPWNCGTTGAVTYGIATGKMRPQHRVFYHRKEKDSKITPDTHQPLNLPDYWNSLKKAGGRKIPNIIVSPLQEDDGVWETFKSLSTKHGPPGRNRIVILFSLPAESESVPFSVVALALSLVLLSSRFKATVHFNACLSDKSSGQKCDRKYLQEQYYCTEDNTVMTCSPDAFSVN is encoded by the exons ATGGACAAAGAGAAACTCGAATGCTTCCGGGCTCTGAGAGCCATGGCTTTTTTAGAGGCGTTGGAAATACAAGCGGAAATTCT GAAAAGGCTGGCTGCTGCATGTCGCCCTGAAAGTCCCAGGAGCTCTGCTGAAAGGAAAAGATTAATAAACCTTGCAATAGAAAACTGCAAAGATGAAACTGTCCTGCAGTGGCTGAGAGAAAATTCAGAGTCTGGCACCTTCAGAAAACTCTCAGACATGTTTGATTTCCTGAAAAGTAAAATTgatgaggaagaaaagaagaaccaTGATGACACTGTTGACATAATCTTTGTGGCACATGGATCAATCAGAGACTCCATGATCCCAGCCAAGTGTTTGCTGCCTCTGCCCACCATCACTGACCTGGTCCTGTACTCTCCCTGGAACTGTGGCACCACTGGTGCTGTAACCTATGGCATTGCAACAGGGAAAATGAGGCCACAGCACAGAGTTTTTTAccatagaaaagaaaaagacagtaaAATTACTCCTGATACACATCAACCCCTGAACCTGCCAGACTACTGGAACTCACTGAAGAAAGCTGGAGGACGGAAGATCCCAAACATCATTGTTAGCCCTCTGCAGGAAGATGACGGTGTGTGGGAAACATTTAAGTCTCTCTCAACAAAACATGGTCCACCAGGACGAAACCGCATCGTCATCCTGTTCAGCCTCCCAGCAGAGAGTGAAAGTGTCCCGTTCTCTGTCGTCGCCTTGGCTCTGTCCCTGGTGCTCCTCTCTTCCAGGTTTAAAGCCACCGTTCACTTTAATGCCTGTCTGAGTGATAAGTCTTCAGGACAGAAATGTGACAGGAAGTATCTGCAGGAGCAGTACTACTGCACTGAAGACAACACTGTGATGACATGTTCACCAGATGCATTCAGTGTGAACTAG
- the LOC102079504 gene encoding uncharacterized protein LOC102079504 isoform X3 translates to MFDFLKSKIDEEEKKNHDDTVDIIFVAHGSIRDSMIPAKCLLPLPTITDLVLYSPWNCATTPEVTYGIATGKMRPEHRIFYRDFPLPFVFHSVTVVYKQQPPNLPDCWNSLKKVGGRMIPNIIVSPLRPYDGVWERFKSLSTKYGPPGRNHIVIPFILPGESESVPFSVVALALSLVLLSSRFKATVHLDTCLSDKSTGQKSDRKYLQEQYYCTEDNTGMTCSPDAFDVNWEMLKRLINLATENCKDETVLQWLRENSESGTFRKLSDMFDFLKSKIDEEEKKNHSDTVDIIFVAHGSIRDSMIPAKCLLPLPTITDLVLYSPWNCATTPDVTYGIATGKMRPQHRVFYRRKEKGDKIPLDKYQPLNLPNYWNSLKKAGGRKIPNIIVSPLQEIDGTWERFKSLSTKYGPPGRNRIVIPFILPGERESVPFSVVALALSLVLLSSRFKVTVHLDTCLSDVSTGQKSDRKYLQEQYYCTEDNTVMTCSPDAFDVNWWDRFKSLFS, encoded by the exons ATGTTTGATTTCCTGAAAAGTAAAATTgatgaggaagaaaagaagaaccaTGATGACACTGTTGACATAATCTTTGTGGCACATGGATCAATCAGAGACTCCATGATCCCAGCCAAGTGTTTGCTGCCTCTGCCCACCATCACTGACCTGGTCCTGTACTCTCCCTGGAACTGTGCCACCACACCTGAAGTGACCTATGGCATTGCAACAGGGAAAATGAG GCCAGAGCACAGAATTTTTTACCGTGATTTTCCACTACCATTTGTTTTCCATAGTGTAACTGTTGTTTACAAACAGCAACCCCCGAACCTACCAGACTGCTGGAACTCACTGAAGAAAGTTGGAGGACGCATGATCCCAAACATCATTGTGAGCCCTCTGCGACCATATGATGGCGTGTGGGAAAGATTTAAGTCTCTCTCAACAAAATATGGTCCACCAGGAAGAAACCACATCGTCATCCCGTTCATCCTACCAGGAGAGAGTGAAAGTGTCCCGTTCTCTGTCGTCGCCTTGGCTCTGTCCCTGGTGCTCCTCTCTTCCAGGTTTAAAGCCACCGTGCACCTTGATACCTGTCTGAGTGATAAGTCTACAGGACAGAAATCTGACAGGAAGTATCTGCAGGAGCAGTACTACTGCACTGAAGACAACACTGGGATGACCTGCTCACCAGATGCATTCGATGTGAACTG gGAAATGCTGAAAAGATTAATAAACCTTGCAACAGAAAACTGCAAGGATGAAACTGTCCTGCAGTGGCTGAGAGAAAATTCAGAGTCTGGCACCTTCAGAAAACTCTCAGACATGTTTGATTTCCTGAAAAGTAAAATTgatgaggaagaaaagaagaaccaCAGTGACACTGTTGACATAATCTTTGTGGCACATGGATCAATCAGAGACTCCATGATCCCAGCCAAGTGTTTGCTGCCTCTGCCCACCATCACTGACCTGGTCCTGTACTCTCCCTGGAACTGTGCCACCACACCTGATGTAACCTATGGCATTGCAACAGGAAAAATGAGGCCACAGCACAGAGTTTTTTATCgtagaaaagaaaaaggtgacAAAATTCCTCTTGACAAATATCAACCCCTGAACCTGCCAAACTACTGGAACTCACTGAAGAAAGCTGGAGGACGGAAGATCCCAAATATCATTGTTAGCCCTCTGCAGGAAATTGATGGTACGTGGGAAAGATTTAAGTCTCTCTCAACAAAATATGGTCCACCAGGAAGAAACCGCATCGTCATCCCGTTCATCCTcccaggagagagagaaagtgtccCGTTCTCTGTCGTTGCCTTGGCTCTGTCCCTGGTGCTCCTCTCTTCCAGGTTTAAAGTCACCGTGCACCTTGATACCTGTCTGAGTGATGTGTCTACAGGACAGAAATCTGACAGGAAGTATCTGCAGGAGCAGTACTACTGCACTGAAGACAACACTGTGATGACCTGCTCACCAGATGCATTCGATGTGAACTGGTGGGATCGTTTTAAGAGTCTGTTTAGTTAG